The segment CAAGGTGTCCTCCACCTCAAAGTGGCGCCACTCCAGATAACCATCAACCAAAACGTCATCCTTCCATAACCTGTCCACATCCCTGGAGTCATACTTGTCTGATGAGTCTGTGGGAAAATGGATGTCGCTCAGTACTATTACTCTGTGCGTTTGTGTGGTACATTGAATCCAGCTTCGGTCTTAAAACATGTGTGATAGTTTCAGGTTAAAATACTTGACTTATGATTGGTATGGACAACTATGCAGCATCAAAACAGTGGCatatactgaacacacacacacacacctaggttGATATACACTTCAAAAGGTGTAAATGCACAGTGTTCTCAGGAGAAATGTTTGCTGTTGTTGCGCAATCCTACTTTAagctacagtcgtggccaaaagttttgagaatgaaaaTTTATGtgtcacaaagtctgctgcctcagtttgtatgatggcaatttgcatatactccagaatgttatgaagagtgatcaggtgaattgaaattaattgcaaagtccctctttgccatgcaaattaactgaatcccccaaaaacatttccactgcatttcagccctgccacaaaagaacCAGCTGAGATCaggtcagtgattctctcgtcaacacaggtgtgagtgttgacgaggacaaggctgaagatccctctgtcatgctgattgagttcgaataacagactggaagcttcaaaaggagggtggtgctcagaatcattgttctttctctgttatttatggttacctgcaaggaaacacgtgccgccatcattgctttgcacaaaaagggcttcacaggcaaggatattgctgccagtaagatttcacctaaatcaaccatttatcggatcatcaagaacttcaaggagagcagttcaattactgtgaagaatgcttcagggcgcccaagaaagtccagcaagtgccaggaccgtctccttaagttgattcagctgcaggatcggggcactaccagtacagagcttgctcaggaatggcagcaggcaggtgtgagtgcatctgcacgcacagtgaggcaaagactttgaggatggcctggtgtcaagaagggcagcaaagaagccacttctctccaggaaaaacatcagggacagattgatattctgcaaaaggtacagggattggactgctgaggactggggtaaagtaattttctctgatgaatcctctttccgattgtttggggcatccggaaaaaagcttgtccggagaagacaaggagagcgctaccatcagtcctgtgtcatgccaacagtaaagcatcctgagaccgttcatgtgtggggttgcctCTCAGCCAAggaagtgggctcactcacaatatttcctaagaacacagccatgaataaagaatggtacgaacacatcctccgagagaaacgtctcccaaccatccaggaacagtttggcgacaaacaatgccttttccatcacgatggagcaccttgccataaggcaaaagtgataactaagtggctcggggaacaaacatcgatattttgggtccatggccaggaaactccccagaccttaatcccattgagaacttgtggtcaatcctcgaGGCGGgttgacaaacaaaaacccacaaattctggcaaactccaagcattgattatgcaagaacgggcctccatcagtcaggatgtggcccagaagttcattgacagcatgtcagggcggattgcagaggtcttgaagaAGAAGGGTCAAcaatgcaaatattgactctttgcatcaacttcatgtaattgtcaataaaagcctttgacacttatgaaatgcttgtaattatacatctgacaaaaatatctaaagacactgaggcagtagactttgtgaaaatatatatttgtgtcattctcaaaacttttggccacgactgtactctATCCACAAACAGTTTTTCCAGGACAACAAGTAGAAACCAGAGCGCTCACCTTGTGCATATTCGATACGGAATCGTTTTCTTGTTTCCTCTATTTTCTTTTGAATGTCCTGTTTGAGAGGAAAGATTTCAAAATATCGCCAATTCTTCAAATGTTACAACTAAGCATGTCAACTTCTACTGTTATTATTAGGCTTACCTGCTCTGATAAAGCCGATCTTGCGTCCGTCATGCTCAAAAGACAAACCAAAACCTGTTGGTTCGGATGTGTGCCTGACGCGCTGTCTGGGAGGAAGTAGACCATCATGTTTCAACATTTCAGTTGTTACGGACGAACTGACACTCCAAAAAGCCGCAATGTCATTTCGACATTGATTTGATTGGTAAAGGCAACATGGATGCAATGATTGTACAGTATGAGGTTGGATAGTTTACAACATGTTTCGTAGTCAACACTGAACACTCAAACATTCTAAtgacaacaaaaacaaacaatttaatttgGACTACAGCTGTAGCAGAGCACATGTATGACGCACAAATTGCATATACAATCTTcggcacctgtgtgtgtgtgccactggcAATTGACAGATGAAGTTCTCTAGACCAGAGTTTTACCAAAcctggtcctggggccccccatggctgcacgttttggtttttgcccttgCGCTACACATCTGATTAAATAACCGACTTTCTCTCAATGTATTAGTTTGAACTACTATCCACTAGGTGGCACCATGTAGTCGTGAACTAAATAGCCTCATTTTTTCAAAGGCTTCTGGGATATATTTTTTTCCCTGTTCTTGGTTGCCGTATGCGTTTGTCAGCGTTTGAGTGTACTGCACTAAATGAAGGTAACCAGCTATATACGTTATGTATCGTGCATTTATTCACAATAAGTTACCGTCTATAATAATGTTATAGCTATTGACGTTTGAGGACATATCTATTTTATTTCTGGTGTGTGTCTAACCGCCAGCTGCCTCCATCTTTGTTTTGATGATGTCATTGCTAGCTGCTGATAATTTTATCGCTATGGCTCCCCTGGAGCGCCTatgctagccagctaacgttagctagtacaCGTTTTGAAATTAAGTGTTTTATGACAACAATACATTTCCCTTTACAGACTAGACTGTAGCTGCGATCTAAACCACGCTGCAGAAGAAGCACCACCATGGTAAGGTGCCTTTCTAGAATCAATACTTTTTTGGTTAGCCTAGTTCTGCACTCTTTGGTTAGTTTTGCACGTTAAACATTGATGAAACAATGTATGTTGGTTGGGTGTTATCAATGAACCATGGTGATGACAATCTCATCCATCCTCTGTTGTCCTGGACAGGAGGACCATTGTAGCATCTACTCCTGGTTTGCCCACCCTGTGTATGGCCACTACTGGCAGCATTACCAGCAGGCTATGAACTGGCACCAGAGACACAGGCAGGCCTACAGAAAGGCCTGGGAGGCTGCCTACGGGCCAGGGTACCCCCAACGCTACGCAGACTGGCatgggggagaggatggagggaggagagcagaggagacggtCGCTGCTAAGGACCATGTGGAAGAGGATTTGGAGGGGGGTGCAGATGACGAGGAGGGGGGCGGGGAAAGTGGCTCGGACAGCGAAATCGAATGTGATGTCAGCAACATGGAGATCACAGAGGAGCTGCGCCAGTATTTTGCCCAGACTGAGCGGCACAAGGAGGagctcagtgagtgtgtgtgtgtgtgtgtgtcagtctctacATCCAAAAATTCCCCAATGAGTGTTAATAACTCTATAATAACCCCTTAACACCACGGTCATATGGTCTTTTGATCATATTGCTGTATAAGTACACAACTTAAAGCACCATTACAACTACATGTAATGAATTATGAAGTATTCTGAGGCTGACTTTAAACGCCTTGTGTCTTGTGTTCCTCCCCACAGAGAAGCAGCAGCAGCTGGAGGCGGAGCAGCAGGATACTTACGTGTTGGCCGACCAGGACATGCACAGAATTTCCTGGCACGGCAGGTCGCTGCCCCCCTCTGAGCGGCCGGGCGAGCGCCGAGGCGCTGAGATGAAGAAGCTGTACGGGGAAGACGCGGCAAAGGTCCAGGGTATGGAGGCGGCCATGCAGCTCACATTCGACAGAAACTGTGACAAGAAACAGCCCAAATACTGGCCCGTCATCCCTCTAAAACTGTAGCTCCACTACGGACATCCATCTTCTTCCGATGGAGCCCACCAACTCAGTTCCAGACGAGACAACCCCCTGAAACATAGAGCTGAGAAACTGGGTCATGTTCAGAAGGGAGGAAACTGATCGAAACGGAGAGTTACTCCCTGCAACCTGATCACAGTGCCTAAACATTCCCCTCTCACCATAaaataatttttttgggggggtacgTTTCTGTCATTCTTAGCCAGTTATTTCTGTTCTTCTGGTTTCACAATGAAATGACAACAAATTCATAAGATGCAGGCACAAGAAGAGGACAAGTATACACAATTTGCATAAATGTTTAAACTCCCCCAGCAAATTGAGTTTAGACTCAAAAGTTACATCTTTTTTTCAGGTTACCTGTTCTGTCAACGAGCATGGTTTCATGTCCAGGTAGCTTTCAATCTATGTTCCTCTTATTGCTGTCAAGGTagttatttttttgtatttttatttgggggggggggatttcttTCCTATTCATTCAACCATAAATGAAGAAAGAGATGGTTTTGATTTAATCATCTCCAGATACTGCATAATAGCCTCTGCCTCAATGTTTGTCTGCTTCTTTCTCAACAGTCAGATGGGTTGTAATCT is part of the Oncorhynchus gorbuscha isolate QuinsamMale2020 ecotype Even-year unplaced genomic scaffold, OgorEven_v1.0 Un_scaffold_16:::fragment_2:::debris, whole genome shotgun sequence genome and harbors:
- the LOC124017116 gene encoding gem-associated protein 8-like translates to MEDHCSIYSWFAHPVYGHYWQHYQQAMNWHQRHRQAYRKAWEAAYGPGYPQRYADWHGGEDGGRRAEETVAAKDHVEEDLEGGADDEEGGGESGSDSEIECDVSNMEITEELRQYFAQTERHKEELKKQQQLEAEQQDTYVLADQDMHRISWHGRSLPPSERPGERRGAEMKKLYGEDAAKVQGMEAAMQLTFDRNCDKKQPKYWPVIPLKL